The DNA segment ACGTCGACCATCGCCTCGGAACGGATCCGGTCGATCAGCTCCCGCCGGCCGATCACCGCACCGCCCATGGCATCACCGTGACCGTTGATGTACTTGGTCAACGAGTGGACGACCAGATCCGCACCGTCGGCCAGCGGCCGGTACAGCGGCGGCGGGGTGAAGGTGGAGTCCACCGACAGCAGCGCACCGTGCTCGTGCGCGATCCGACCGATCGCGGCGATATCGGTGATCTTGGTGGTCGGATTGCCGATCGTCTCGGTGTGCACCAGTCGGGTCCGTGGCCGGATCGCCGCCCGTACCGCCTCGGCGTCGGAGGCATCGACGAAGGTCGCCTCGATGCCGTACTTGTCGGGCAGCAGTTCGGCGAACAGCCGCCAGGTCGCCTCGTAGGTCACATCGGCGACCACCACATGGTCACCGGACCGGAGGAAGGTGAAGAAGATCGCGTGCAGGGCCGCCACTCCGGTGGCCAGCGCAACAGCGTCTTCCCCGCCCTCCAGGGCGGCGAGCTTCTGCTGCAGGGCGATCTGGTTCACCCCCGAGTTGCGGGTGTAGAGCGCGACATCGGTACCCGACCAGTCGATCGTCGACGGATCCTCGGGCAGCGCATAGGAGTTGGCCATCACCAACGGGGTACGGATCGCCCCGGTGCCGGGATCGATCCGGTTGCCGGCATGGACTGCCACGGTGGCGAACTCGAGGGACTCGGGCTGGTGTTTGTCCGGGCGGCTCATCGGTCCAGCCTAGGCATCCGGGGCCCGGCGGATCAGTGGTGTTCGCTGTGCGGAAGGTCGAACCGATGCCGGCGTACGACCACCGGACCCTGCCCGCCGCTGACCTGCAGCGCCAGCAGTTCGCGGCGTGATCGCAGCCACCACACGAGCAGCCGACCGAGGCCGAGCGCGGTGATCAGCGCGATCGTGCCGAACGCCCAGCGGTAGCTTTCGGCGACCCCGGTCCGGGCGCCGGCCAGATCCAGCACCACACCGACGGCGACCGAGCACAGGGCGGTCGCCGTCCAGCCGCCGGCATTGGCATACCCGGTACCGGTGGAGAGCCGCTGCCGGGGCTGGTAGTCACGGGCGAGCATGAAGGCGACGGCCGAGGCCGGGCCACCCGATGCCATCACCGTGATCGCGGCGATCACCACCGGGAACGGCGGCCGACCGTCTGGCCAGGCGGTGAAGGTCA comes from the Naumannella halotolerans genome and includes:
- a CDS encoding trans-sulfuration enzyme family protein yields the protein MSRPDKHQPESLEFATVAVHAGNRIDPGTGAIRTPLVMANSYALPEDPSTIDWSGTDVALYTRNSGVNQIALQQKLAALEGGEDAVALATGVAALHAIFFTFLRSGDHVVVADVTYEATWRLFAELLPDKYGIEATFVDASDAEAVRAAIRPRTRLVHTETIGNPTTKITDIAAIGRIAHEHGALLSVDSTFTPPPLYRPLADGADLVVHSLTKYINGHGDAMGGAVIGRRELIDRIRSEAMVDVGGAISPFNAWLISRGSITLPLRLAQQQASALTLAQHLAADPRIAYVAHPGLPEHPQHDLATRQFGGRGYGAMLCFALRGDADVQNRFVAQLKVITSAVSLGHDESLIVHVGTGGPRVAAYPEPFRRWGHLRFSVGLEAVEDLRADLDAALTATLGPA